The Brasilonema sennae CENA114 genome includes a region encoding these proteins:
- a CDS encoding sugar 3,4-ketoisomerase, with product MYVAKKLTKQYQIIEQLPKITDQSGKMRVEKSQIIELPKIVDRCGKMSVEQCQIIELPKINDHRGNLTFIENNKHIPFELKRVYYLYDVPGGAERAGHAHKALHQVLVAMSGSFDVVIDNGYERTKYHLNRAYYGLYISPMVWREIENFSSGSVCMALASHFYDESDYYRNYEDFIKAIGE from the coding sequence ATGTATGTAGCAAAAAAACTAACTAAACAATACCAAATTATTGAACAACTTCCCAAGATTACCGACCAAAGTGGTAAGATGCGTGTTGAAAAATCTCAAATAATTGAACTTCCTAAGATTGTTGATCGTTGTGGTAAGATGAGCGTTGAACAATGTCAAATAATTGAACTTCCTAAGATTAATGACCACCGAGGAAATTTAACATTTATTGAGAACAACAAACACATCCCTTTTGAACTCAAACGAGTTTACTATCTTTATGATGTACCAGGCGGTGCAGAACGAGCGGGTCATGCTCATAAAGCACTACACCAAGTTCTAGTTGCTATGTCTGGTAGTTTTGATGTGGTGATAGACAATGGTTATGAAAGGACAAAATATCATTTAAATCGTGCTTATTATGGTCTTTACATATCCCCTATGGTATGGCGTGAAATTGAGAATTTTTCCTCGGGTTCGGTGTGCATGGCTCTGGCATCACATTTTTACGATGAGTCTGACTATTATCGCAACTATGAAGATTTCATCAAAGCCATTGGAGAGTAA
- the rfbA gene encoding glucose-1-phosphate thymidylyltransferase RfbA, with protein sequence MKGIILAGGSGTRLYPLTQVVSKQMMPVYDKPMIYYPLSTLMLAGIRDILIISTPAHLPLFRQLLHDGSQWGLKFSYLEQPRPEGVAQVFILGQDFIGSDPVCLILGDNLFYGNGLIEVLTRAAQLREGALIFGYRVAEPQNYGIVEFDVTGEVVCLEEKPSIPKSNYAVPGIYFYDSQVCEIAIGLRPSNRNELEITDLNQIYLRRGQLKAELLGRGYAWLDTGTHESLHQASSFIQTLEQRQGFKIACIEEIAYRQGYIDAEQLYRLAKPLSKSSYGRYLIDLIHSEISTAQLQQSNRVIPFHEISDTSKAS encoded by the coding sequence ATGAAGGGCATAATTCTAGCTGGTGGTTCCGGTACACGATTGTACCCTCTCACGCAAGTAGTCAGCAAACAGATGATGCCTGTCTACGATAAACCAATGATCTACTATCCCCTATCCACTCTCATGCTGGCTGGAATTCGTGATATCCTAATTATCTCTACGCCTGCACATTTACCACTGTTCCGGCAACTTCTACACGATGGTAGCCAGTGGGGTCTTAAGTTTAGCTATCTAGAACAACCGAGACCTGAAGGCGTAGCACAGGTATTCATTTTAGGTCAAGATTTTATCGGTAGCGATCCAGTATGCCTAATTTTGGGCGATAACCTTTTCTACGGTAATGGTCTAATTGAGGTACTGACTCGTGCGGCTCAGTTGCGTGAGGGTGCATTAATTTTCGGTTATCGGGTAGCTGAACCTCAAAACTACGGAATCGTTGAATTTGACGTCACAGGGGAGGTGGTGTGTTTAGAGGAAAAGCCGAGCATTCCTAAGTCTAACTATGCTGTGCCTGGTATTTATTTCTACGATTCTCAAGTTTGTGAAATTGCCATTGGACTAAGACCTTCAAATCGTAATGAACTAGAAATTACCGATTTAAACCAAATTTATCTCCGTAGAGGACAATTAAAAGCTGAGCTTTTGGGTCGAGGCTACGCTTGGTTAGATACAGGTACTCATGAATCTCTTCATCAAGCTTCTAGCTTTATTCAAACCTTAGAACAACGACAGGGCTTCAAAATTGCTTGTATCGAAGAAATTGCTTACCGCCAGGGATATATTGATGCAGAACAACTCTATCGACTTGCTAAACCATTGTCTAAAAGCAGTTATGGGCGTTATTTAATCGACCTTATCCACAGTGAAATCTCTACTGCTCAACTTCAGCAGAGTAATCGGGTTATACCATTTCACGAAATATCTGATACAAGTAAAGCCTCTTAA
- the hemF gene encoding oxygen-dependent coproporphyrinogen oxidase, translating to MVQLLENTTAKQPSISARTEKALLDMFNNVCQAVEEIDGNKLHEQHWTKDEKGQWIKGEDDNGIVYIDKALRNSNVFEKVGINYVSMRGELPPGMTFQGADIVADSGNENPSGKSTPFFATSTSVIINALNPMIPTAHVNYRYFQLGDGTQPGSWWFGGGGDLTPIYLFEEDAVHFHQVHKDACDKHNPEFYPRFKKWCDQYFYLPHRGECRGVGGIFFDNLQDYDAETLFSFVKTCSEAFIPAYIPIVEKRKDMEFTQQNKYWQHLRRGRYAEFILLHDRGVRFGLASGIVSTQSVLNCMPAEAFWNYNDEPTTDSQEATLLEVLRNPHKWV from the coding sequence ATGGTTCAACTTCTTGAAAATACCACAGCAAAACAACCGAGCATTAGTGCGAGAACTGAAAAAGCCTTGCTAGATATGTTCAATAACGTTTGCCAAGCAGTCGAAGAGATAGACGGCAATAAGTTACACGAACAACATTGGACAAAAGACGAAAAAGGTCAATGGATAAAAGGTGAAGATGATAACGGGATCGTGTACATCGATAAAGCATTACGAAACAGTAATGTTTTTGAGAAAGTTGGTATCAATTACGTATCAATGCGGGGTGAGTTGCCCCCTGGTATGACCTTCCAAGGGGCAGATATAGTGGCTGACTCAGGAAACGAAAACCCTAGTGGAAAAAGCACTCCTTTTTTTGCAACGAGTACCAGCGTTATCATCAATGCTTTGAATCCGATGATACCGACAGCACACGTCAACTACCGTTATTTCCAATTAGGAGATGGTACACAACCTGGTTCCTGGTGGTTTGGTGGCGGAGGAGATTTAACACCCATTTATCTGTTTGAAGAAGATGCGGTTCATTTCCACCAAGTGCATAAAGACGCTTGTGACAAGCACAACCCAGAATTCTACCCGCGCTTTAAGAAGTGGTGCGATCAGTACTTCTATCTCCCCCATCGCGGTGAATGTCGCGGTGTCGGTGGAATTTTCTTTGACAATTTACAAGATTACGATGCCGAAACCTTATTTTCCTTTGTCAAAACTTGTTCTGAAGCTTTCATCCCTGCTTACATTCCAATTGTTGAAAAACGCAAGGATATGGAATTTACACAACAGAACAAATATTGGCAACACCTCAGACGGGGACGTTATGCTGAATTCATCCTCTTGCATGATAGAGGCGTTCGCTTCGGCTTGGCAAGCGGCATCGTGAGTACGCAAAGTGTTCTCAATTGTATGCCAGCAGAAGCTTTCTGGAACTATAACGATGAGCCCACCACTGATAGCCAAGAAGCAACGCTTCTAGAGGTACTGAGAAATCCTCACAAGTGGGTGTAA
- the hemE gene encoding uroporphyrinogen decarboxylase: MKNYRLLQAARGEVLERPPVWMMRQAGRYMKVYRDLRQKYPSFRERSENPDLAVEISLQPFHAFKPDGVIMFSDILTPLPGIGIPFDIIESKGPIFENPIRTQAQIDALTPLDPEASLSFVRQILTTLRKEVDDQATVLGFVGAPWTLAAYAIEGKSSKDYAIIKSMAFSQPAMLHQFLGKLADAIAIYVRYQIDSGAQIVQLFDSWAGQLTPEDFKIFALPYQQRVVEQVKATHPNTPLILYINGSAGILELMAQSGVDIVSVDWTVDMAVARQRLGASIGVQGNLDPCALFGSQEFIRSRILDTVRKAGNQGHIFNLGHGVLQNTPEENVAFFFETVKQSNYLLNNCK; encoded by the coding sequence ATGAAGAATTACAGGTTACTACAAGCAGCTCGAGGTGAAGTACTGGAGCGCCCTCCAGTATGGATGATGCGCCAAGCTGGTCGCTACATGAAAGTCTATCGAGATTTGCGCCAGAAGTATCCCTCTTTTCGGGAGCGCTCTGAGAACCCTGACTTAGCCGTGGAAATTTCTTTGCAACCTTTCCACGCCTTCAAACCCGACGGTGTGATTATGTTCTCAGATATTCTCACCCCGTTACCTGGTATTGGTATTCCGTTTGATATTATCGAAAGTAAAGGTCCGATATTTGAGAACCCAATCCGAACTCAGGCGCAAATTGATGCTCTCACTCCCCTCGATCCTGAAGCCTCTTTGTCATTTGTTCGTCAAATCCTGACGACGCTACGTAAAGAAGTTGACGATCAAGCTACTGTTTTGGGTTTTGTCGGCGCTCCTTGGACACTAGCTGCCTATGCCATCGAAGGTAAAAGCTCGAAAGACTATGCCATCATTAAAAGTATGGCTTTCTCACAGCCAGCGATGCTACATCAATTTTTAGGGAAACTAGCAGATGCGATCGCCATCTACGTCCGCTACCAAATTGATTCCGGCGCGCAAATTGTACAACTATTTGATTCTTGGGCAGGGCAACTTACTCCCGAAGATTTCAAAATTTTTGCTTTGCCCTACCAGCAAAGGGTCGTAGAACAGGTCAAAGCAACGCATCCAAACACGCCTTTAATCCTGTACATTAACGGCAGTGCAGGGATACTAGAGCTAATGGCACAATCTGGCGTAGATATCGTTAGCGTGGACTGGACTGTTGATATGGCAGTGGCACGGCAGCGACTCGGAGCCAGTATAGGAGTACAAGGAAATTTAGACCCGTGTGCGTTATTTGGTTCCCAAGAGTTTATCCGCTCGCGGATCCTTGACACTGTTCGCAAAGCCGGAAACCAAGGACATATCTTCAATCTAGGTCACGGAGTTTTACAGAACACTCCAGAAGAAAATGTTGCTTTCTTTTTTGAAACTGTAAAACAGTCTAACTACTTGTTAAATAACTGTAAATAA
- a CDS encoding DegT/DnrJ/EryC1/StrS family aminotransferase encodes MQVPFLNLKAPYLELQQELDAAYRRVMESGWYILGQEVEAFETEFATYCGTQYCVGVGNGLEALHLILRAMEIGSGDEVIVPANTYIATWLAVTYAGAIPVPVEPDEKTYNINPEQIEAAITPNTKAILAVHLYGQPANIDLINKIAKHHKLKVIEDAAQAHGARYKGRRVGGLGDAAGFSFYPGKNLGALGDAGAVTTNDCDLANKIRLLRNYGSRVKYFNEIKGFNSRLDELQAAFLRVKLTKLDEWNARRDRVAKQYLEKLSCLTDLTLPFVPTWVEPVWHLFVVRHPKRYALEKHLKDLGIGTSIHYPVPPHLSDAYVDQPHLGSFSITEQIAKDVLSLPISPHMTDEDVMRAIKVLQEEVTIHHNKVDFLTEEKMVAS; translated from the coding sequence ATGCAAGTGCCGTTTTTGAATTTAAAAGCACCTTACCTTGAACTTCAGCAGGAGCTAGATGCAGCTTACAGACGAGTTATGGAGTCTGGTTGGTATATTCTTGGGCAAGAAGTGGAGGCGTTTGAAACAGAATTTGCTACATACTGTGGAACTCAGTATTGTGTCGGAGTTGGTAACGGGCTAGAAGCCCTGCATCTAATTCTGCGCGCTATGGAGATTGGTTCGGGGGATGAAGTTATTGTGCCAGCTAATACTTATATTGCTACTTGGCTAGCAGTTACTTATGCGGGAGCTATACCCGTTCCGGTTGAGCCAGATGAGAAAACGTATAACATAAATCCGGAGCAAATCGAAGCAGCAATTACACCAAATACAAAGGCGATTCTAGCAGTTCATCTCTACGGTCAGCCAGCTAACATAGATCTGATTAACAAGATTGCAAAACATCATAAGCTAAAGGTGATTGAAGATGCTGCTCAGGCTCACGGAGCACGCTATAAAGGGCGACGTGTGGGTGGTTTAGGAGATGCAGCTGGGTTCAGCTTTTACCCAGGTAAGAATTTGGGAGCATTAGGTGACGCTGGGGCAGTCACGACTAATGATTGTGACTTGGCAAATAAAATTCGTTTGCTCAGAAACTATGGTTCTCGTGTTAAATACTTCAATGAAATTAAAGGCTTTAATAGCCGACTGGATGAACTACAGGCAGCCTTCTTAAGGGTGAAGCTAACTAAGCTTGATGAGTGGAATGCTCGCCGCGATCGCGTAGCTAAGCAGTATCTTGAAAAACTCTCCTGCTTAACAGATTTAACCCTACCTTTTGTTCCTACCTGGGTAGAGCCAGTATGGCACTTGTTTGTAGTGCGTCATCCAAAACGTTATGCTTTAGAAAAGCACTTGAAAGATTTGGGAATTGGCACTTCAATTCATTATCCTGTGCCACCCCACTTATCTGATGCATACGTAGATCAACCACATTTAGGTAGTTTTTCTATTACAGAGCAAATAGCTAAAGATGTTCTGAGCCTACCAATAAGCCCCCATATGACCGATGAAGATGTCATGAGAGCGATCAAAGTTTTACAGGAAGAAGTAACTATTCATCACAACAAAGTCGATTTCTTGACGGAAGAAAAAATGGTCGCATCATAA
- a CDS encoding glycosyltransferase, translated as MKTVLITTPPVAGTILPMLSLAEALVKRGYRVLVHTGQREYTKVQAAGAELVPMSERCNVISRLKNSSVRLPSWVPTFVRQFWCFRNEMLATIPDMVAELETIIRREQVDCLVSESICFGASYAAERLGIPFVTFSSSWSLALNADALPVGFPIPLPPPIVHATIDFIFPLRRVREQIGLPQRSKNAPSEFFSVVVSQLLNLVVIHQEFIPSERLQENQVFIGPTVFQIPRTTSNPPLGASLEPGTVLVSTTTSTNMDKGQLRRVLESVAQMGIPVLATSGSATDVPSGLGENVRIETFVPFDEVLPYVKAIVTHGGFGTVGRAFRQGIPMLIISDFGDTIQTGRRAAELGLAYHLPKNKATPKAIQSKLKALLQDYALHDRVKDLSEKLRSMDSPELAANAIEGILQSEEITVGGYRSK; from the coding sequence ATGAAGACCGTGTTGATAACCACGCCACCCGTTGCTGGTACTATCTTACCTATGCTGTCTTTAGCCGAAGCTTTAGTTAAGCGGGGTTACCGTGTTCTAGTACATACTGGACAGCGTGAATATACCAAGGTACAGGCGGCTGGTGCTGAGCTTGTCCCAATGTCCGAACGTTGTAACGTTATATCTCGGTTAAAAAATTCTTCAGTGCGGCTGCCTTCTTGGGTTCCTACATTTGTTCGTCAATTTTGGTGCTTTCGCAACGAAATGCTGGCAACGATCCCAGATATGGTAGCGGAACTGGAGACTATCATTAGACGGGAGCAAGTAGACTGCTTAGTTAGCGAGAGCATTTGTTTCGGTGCATCCTATGCAGCAGAAAGACTTGGCATTCCCTTCGTGACATTTTCTTCATCGTGGTCGTTAGCACTCAATGCTGATGCTCTGCCTGTGGGCTTTCCCATACCGCTACCGCCTCCCATTGTCCATGCGACGATTGATTTCATCTTCCCGCTACGTCGCGTTCGCGAACAGATAGGTCTACCTCAGCGTTCCAAAAACGCACCATCTGAGTTTTTTTCTGTGGTGGTTTCTCAACTGCTGAATTTAGTTGTAATTCATCAGGAGTTTATACCCTCCGAGCGGCTTCAAGAAAACCAAGTGTTCATCGGTCCGACTGTTTTTCAAATACCTCGTACAACTAGTAATCCACCTTTGGGAGCTAGTCTAGAGCCTGGCACCGTGTTGGTTAGCACCACTACCTCAACCAACATGGATAAAGGTCAACTGCGTCGCGTACTGGAATCAGTTGCTCAGATGGGAATTCCCGTACTCGCGACCTCTGGTAGTGCCACTGATGTTCCATCAGGACTTGGGGAAAACGTGCGTATAGAAACTTTTGTGCCTTTCGATGAAGTTTTACCTTATGTCAAAGCTATAGTTACACATGGTGGTTTTGGAACGGTGGGAAGGGCTTTTAGGCAAGGCATTCCTATGCTAATTATTTCTGACTTTGGGGACACAATACAAACAGGTCGCCGAGCAGCAGAACTTGGCTTAGCATATCACCTACCTAAGAACAAAGCCACTCCCAAAGCAATTCAATCCAAACTCAAAGCTTTGCTACAAGACTATGCACTACACGATCGAGTCAAAGATTTGTCTGAAAAGCTACGTTCAATGGACTCTCCAGAATTAGCTGCGAATGCAATTGAGGGAATATTGCAGAGTGAAGAAATTACTGTGGGAGGTTATAGAAGCAAATGA
- a CDS encoding FkbM family methyltransferase, translated as MSSTSTPETVVFNEMQIFCMQKFEVDILEKEIPEYIKNGIELYENDTVFDVGANIGLFTLWVYQQCNKNVKVFAFEPAPATFEVLQRNAQRFDPKKLKVFPCGLSRESKTVKFAYHPRFTAMSHAYPNNVKELQNEVKETFISSGLKIGPWFLRWISWLPRVIQSFIVDKLLEKSFQMEQITCQMRTVSDIIKDHDIQQIDLLKLDVEKSELDVLLGIEDSDWGKIKQVVAEVHDFDGRVEKIVALLKTQGLSEIVVEQQLLFKGTKLFLVYARRQNSQQKSFGVIPDGVTQMC; from the coding sequence ATGTCGTCAACTTCAACTCCCGAAACTGTCGTTTTCAATGAGATGCAAATATTTTGCATGCAAAAGTTTGAAGTGGATATTCTTGAGAAAGAAATCCCAGAATATATCAAAAATGGAATCGAGTTGTACGAAAACGACACCGTTTTTGATGTAGGAGCCAATATTGGTTTATTCACACTTTGGGTATATCAGCAGTGTAATAAAAACGTGAAAGTTTTTGCCTTCGAGCCTGCCCCGGCGACTTTTGAAGTGCTACAGCGCAATGCCCAACGCTTCGATCCAAAAAAACTCAAAGTCTTTCCTTGTGGACTTTCACGCGAGTCTAAAACCGTAAAGTTTGCTTACCATCCCCGCTTTACAGCGATGTCTCATGCCTACCCAAACAATGTAAAAGAGTTACAAAATGAAGTCAAGGAAACTTTTATTTCCTCCGGCCTCAAAATAGGACCTTGGTTCCTGCGTTGGATTAGTTGGCTTCCTCGAGTTATTCAGTCGTTTATTGTTGATAAGCTACTAGAAAAATCGTTTCAGATGGAGCAAATTACTTGTCAGATGAGAACAGTATCAGATATCATAAAAGATCATGATATTCAACAAATTGACTTGCTCAAATTGGATGTTGAGAAAAGTGAGTTAGATGTCCTTTTGGGTATCGAAGATTCCGATTGGGGAAAGATAAAGCAAGTAGTTGCTGAAGTTCATGATTTCGATGGTCGAGTTGAAAAGATTGTAGCTTTACTAAAAACTCAAGGTTTGAGCGAGATTGTGGTGGAACAGCAACTCCTTTTTAAGGGTACCAAGCTTTTCCTTGTGTATGCACGGCGACAGAATTCTCAGCAGAAATCCTTTGGAGTTATACCTGATGGTGTGACACAGATGTGCTGA
- the rfbB gene encoding dTDP-glucose 4,6-dehydratase, producing MQTFLVTGGVGFIGSNFILKATKEGWANIINLDKLTYASNPQTLAQLQDDPRYHFVCGDIGNVELLRNLLEQYQPKAIINFTAHTHVDRSILSPEDFIQTNIVGTFQLLEASKIYWEKLSPQKREQFRFLHVSTDEVYGSLSPTDPAFREDTPYAPNSPYAASKAGSDHLVRAYFHTYGLPTLITNCSNNYGPRQFPEKLIPLMILNALHGKPLPIYGDGKNIRDWLYVADHCEALYLILQSSRIGETYNIGGNNEQTNLTVVEKICAILDELAPKPNFRHSSLMTFVKDRPGHDRRYAIDCSKISRDFGWQPKEDFDSGLLKTIQWYLSNPTWVEQVQSDAYARWIQQNYGDRITARSPRKN from the coding sequence ATGCAGACATTTTTAGTAACTGGTGGAGTTGGTTTTATCGGTTCTAACTTCATTTTGAAGGCGACAAAAGAAGGGTGGGCTAACATTATTAATCTGGACAAGCTAACTTATGCCAGCAATCCTCAAACTTTAGCTCAATTGCAGGATGATCCACGATATCATTTTGTCTGTGGAGACATTGGTAATGTCGAGCTATTGCGTAATTTGCTAGAGCAGTACCAACCAAAGGCAATTATTAACTTTACAGCCCACACCCATGTTGATCGCTCAATCCTTAGTCCTGAAGATTTTATTCAAACAAACATAGTAGGAACATTCCAACTTTTAGAAGCAAGCAAAATCTACTGGGAAAAATTATCTCCGCAAAAGCGAGAGCAATTCCGTTTCTTACACGTATCTACTGATGAAGTGTATGGTTCACTAAGTCCTACAGATCCAGCCTTTCGCGAAGATACTCCCTATGCTCCTAACAGTCCCTATGCTGCATCAAAAGCAGGGTCTGACCATCTTGTACGAGCTTACTTTCACACCTACGGTCTTCCCACTTTAATAACCAACTGCTCAAATAACTACGGTCCACGCCAGTTCCCCGAAAAACTGATTCCCCTGATGATTCTCAATGCTCTGCATGGTAAACCTCTACCAATCTACGGTGATGGAAAGAATATTCGAGACTGGTTATATGTAGCGGATCACTGCGAAGCTCTTTATCTAATTTTACAATCCAGTCGGATTGGAGAAACTTATAATATTGGTGGCAACAACGAGCAGACAAACCTGACAGTTGTTGAGAAAATTTGTGCAATTCTCGATGAGTTAGCGCCCAAACCCAACTTCCGCCACTCCTCTCTAATGACTTTTGTCAAAGACCGCCCAGGTCATGACCGACGCTATGCAATTGATTGCAGCAAAATCAGTAGAGATTTCGGCTGGCAGCCAAAAGAGGACTTTGATAGTGGTTTATTGAAAACAATTCAGTGGTATCTAAGTAATCCAACTTGGGTAGAACAAGTTCAATCAGACGCATACGCACGCTGGATTCAGCAGAATTATGGAGATAGAATAACAGCGCGATCGCCAAGGAAGAATTAA
- the hemC gene encoding hydroxymethylbilane synthase, with protein MTQSHLASPTIKSPNRTIRIGSRKSQLALIQTYWVQEQLQKRFPNLTFEVHTMSTQGDKILDVALAKIGDKGLFTKELELGMLSQEIDFAVHSLKDLPTRLPEGLVLAAVTERENPADALVVHKKHLDKQIDTLPEGAVIGTSSLRRLAQLRHHFPHFTFKDVRGNLNTRMARLDDGEYDALILAVAGLERLGMGARIHQVLPTELSLYAVGQGALGIECRADDLEVLSLLKAIEHVPTRDRALAERAFLRELEGGCQVPIGVTTHLDGNTLMLTGIVASVDGQRMVKDTVKGATVRAEQLGIQLAQKLRQQGAQEILSEIFQTVQRN; from the coding sequence ATGACCCAATCTCACCTTGCTTCACCCACAATTAAGAGTCCGAACCGCACTATTCGCATTGGTTCTCGTAAAAGTCAACTCGCTCTAATTCAGACTTACTGGGTACAAGAACAACTCCAGAAACGCTTTCCCAATCTCACTTTTGAAGTCCACACCATGTCCACCCAAGGCGACAAAATTCTGGATGTGGCATTAGCCAAAATTGGTGATAAGGGACTATTCACCAAAGAACTCGAATTGGGAATGCTATCCCAAGAAATTGACTTTGCCGTTCACTCCCTCAAGGATCTACCAACTCGCTTGCCAGAGGGCTTAGTGTTGGCAGCAGTCACAGAACGGGAGAACCCAGCAGATGCTCTGGTGGTACATAAAAAACACCTCGATAAGCAAATTGATACGCTGCCAGAAGGTGCAGTCATCGGGACATCTTCCCTGCGACGACTTGCCCAGTTGCGGCATCACTTCCCCCACTTCACTTTTAAAGATGTGCGCGGAAACTTGAACACCCGCATGGCAAGGCTAGATGATGGAGAGTACGATGCTTTAATTCTAGCAGTAGCAGGGTTAGAGCGATTGGGAATGGGGGCGCGCATTCATCAAGTCCTGCCTACTGAACTTTCCCTTTATGCTGTAGGACAAGGAGCCTTGGGGATAGAATGTCGTGCTGATGACTTAGAAGTACTGTCACTACTCAAAGCGATCGAACACGTACCAACTCGCGATCGCGCTCTTGCCGAGCGTGCCTTCTTACGAGAACTAGAAGGCGGTTGCCAAGTACCAATTGGTGTCACCACTCACTTGGACGGAAATACGCTCATGTTGACGGGAATAGTAGCCAGTGTTGATGGTCAACGTATGGTGAAAGATACTGTCAAGGGTGCTACAGTAAGAGCAGAACAACTAGGTATCCAACTGGCTCAGAAATTACGGCAACAGGGAGCCCAAGAAATTTTGTCAGAAATTTTTCAGACAGTCCAACGAAACTAA
- a CDS encoding cytochrome P450 encodes MKLPNCPRTPWFVQVYQWGTHPTHFLDSCTQRYGDIFMVRWPASAPIVFVSNPKAIEQIYTAPKELFNIAETYEILRPLVGDQSLMVLDGKLHERQRSLVMPSLHGGSLRSYGKLICKLTEQMMQQWKLGEVINLSSWADNISMNVMFQVVFGLDEGEHLVKLRQKISSILDYFSSPIIVLHLLTRSLQKDLGAWSPWGRFVRLLNEVDQLLYAEIAQRRQQPQPDRTDVLSLLMSARDEQGEAMSDRELRDEVMTVLSGKGVAATAIIFGLYCLQKHPEVYQRLQSELDSISNPLDTNAIAKLPYLTAISQETLRLYSLSVVAMRVATTSFELMGYKFSAGTHVYANIHSLHHRQDLFPNPEQFKPERFLERQFTSHEYSPFGGGHRRCIGYAFAPFQMKLVLATIVSRYQLKLVDDRPFNLVRHAAGVAPNKDIKMIVTGFHDQKPKPKSTSLLTPINAV; translated from the coding sequence ATGAAATTACCTAATTGTCCCCGCACCCCATGGTTTGTACAAGTATACCAATGGGGCACCCATCCAACACATTTTTTAGATAGCTGTACTCAACGCTACGGGGATATCTTCATGGTTCGGTGGCCTGCTTCTGCTCCAATCGTATTTGTCAGTAATCCCAAAGCCATTGAGCAGATTTATACAGCTCCGAAGGAGCTATTTAACATTGCGGAAACTTACGAAATTTTGCGCCCGTTAGTGGGAGATCAGTCTTTAATGGTCTTGGATGGTAAACTCCATGAGCGCCAGCGCTCGTTGGTCATGCCCTCCTTGCATGGCGGAAGCCTACGATCCTACGGCAAACTCATCTGTAAGTTGACGGAGCAGATGATGCAGCAGTGGAAGCTTGGAGAAGTGATTAACCTGAGTTCGTGGGCGGATAATATCTCTATGAACGTGATGTTCCAAGTTGTTTTTGGCTTGGACGAAGGAGAGCATTTAGTAAAACTGCGGCAAAAAATCTCGTCCATTCTTGATTATTTCAGCTCTCCAATTATTGTATTGCACCTTCTTACGCGGTCTTTGCAAAAAGATTTGGGAGCTTGGAGTCCTTGGGGGCGCTTCGTTCGCTTACTCAACGAAGTAGACCAGCTTCTTTATGCCGAAATTGCACAACGACGCCAACAACCTCAACCAGACCGCACAGATGTTCTTTCGTTGTTGATGTCAGCTCGTGATGAACAAGGCGAGGCAATGAGCGATCGGGAACTGCGTGATGAAGTGATGACAGTGCTGAGCGGTAAAGGGGTAGCCGCCACAGCCATAATATTCGGCTTATACTGTCTTCAAAAACACCCAGAAGTATACCAACGACTACAGTCCGAGTTGGATAGCATTAGCAACCCTTTAGATACCAACGCTATAGCTAAACTTCCCTATCTAACGGCAATTTCTCAAGAGACACTGCGCTTATACTCTCTGTCTGTGGTTGCTATGCGGGTAGCTACAACCTCATTCGAGCTAATGGGTTATAAGTTTTCAGCAGGTACACACGTATATGCTAATATCCATTCGCTTCATCACCGTCAGGATTTATTTCCAAATCCCGAACAGTTCAAGCCAGAACGTTTTTTGGAAAGACAGTTTACTTCTCATGAGTATTCACCCTTTGGAGGTGGTCATCGACGCTGTATTGGTTATGCCTTTGCCCCGTTTCAGATGAAGTTAGTATTAGCAACAATTGTGTCACGTTATCAATTGAAACTGGTTGATGACCGTCCATTTAATCTTGTGCGTCATGCTGCAGGAGTAGCACCAAATAAAGATATCAAGATGATAGTGACTGGTTTCCATGATCAAAAGCCAAAGCCAAAATCCACAAGTCTATTAACACCAATCAATGCTGTTTAG